In the genome of Quercus robur chromosome 3, dhQueRobu3.1, whole genome shotgun sequence, one region contains:
- the LOC126717083 gene encoding increased DNA methylation 2-like, producing the protein MDGSSQISEPITSGGLESNNVQSHILDDNQLFLLYFIMGTYFGPDLKGERLQKSVLQRIAEGLPPYTSDHLSGTHMKTVEVERVYYYVLRKAAESVAIKLPLLYQFFEGNVPAQGQDPAANYPQFPDLFPLQLHPHSRFKNRHKIIENIVFVNNPEIVYIKPEDIERFKRLTGLEDFLLDRDAARLHTSIYGAGLHNAAVQEDESNRELPSPSSSRGSQKTRRIDDILNPQDHQQHFHFVAPISSVPYSGKPMMYSYMASLPTKDDSNPMEKVGPAMIFLPSHPTKKEWTNIVAATKSGFALTGSAAMGQVGPVIGLMDIGECDDSYLFRVSLPGVKRDEREFSCEVEIDGKVLIQGVTTTGEKTVYRYSQVFEMQTQNLCPPGHFSISFQLPGPVDPQQFCGNFGTDGVLEGIVMKGRHQNDQ; encoded by the exons ATGGATGGCTCATCTCAGATTAGTGAACCTATTACTTCTGGGGGATTAGAATCTAACAATGTACAAAGTCATATACTAGATGATAATCAGCTTTTCCTCTTGTACTTCATCATGGGTACTTACTTTGGCCCGGATCTCAAAGGGGAGAGGCTGCAAAAGTCAGTTTTGCAAAGAATAGCTGAGGGACTTCCTCCATATACTTCTGATCATCTATCTGGGACCCACATGAAAACAGTGGAAGTAGAACGGGTGTACTATTATGTACTTAGGAAGGCTGCTGAATCTGTCGCCATAAAATTACCGTTGTTGTACCAGTTCTTTGAAGGAAATGTCCCTGCTCAGGGACAGGACCCTGCTGCCAATTACCCTCAATTTCCTGATCTCTTTCCTCTGCAATTGCATCCTCATTCAAGGTTCAAAAATCGACATAAAATCATTGAGAACATTGTATTTGTTAACAACCCAGAGATCGTTTACATTAAGCCAGAGGATATTGAAAGGTTTAAGAGGCTAACTGGGCTGGAGGATTTTCTTTTGGATAGAGATGCAGCAAGGTTGCACACTTCTATATATGGTGCTGGTTTACATAATGCAGCAGTGCAGGAGGATGAGTCTAACAGAGAGTTGCCTTCCCCAAGTTCTTCCCGTGGTTCTCAGAAAACGAGACGCATAGATGATATCCTCAACCCACAGGATCATCAGCAACATTTCCATTTTGTGGCACCTATCAGTAGTGTGCCATATAGTGGTAAACCTATGATGTATAGTTATATGGCTTCTTTGCCAACTAAAGATGATTCCAATCCCATGGAGAAAGTTGGTCCGGCTAtgatttttcttccttctcaccCAACTAAAAAAGAGTGGACTAATATTGTAGCTGCTACCAAAAGTGGATTTGCATTGACTGGGAGTGCAGCCATGGGACAGGTGGGACCAGTTATAGGACTCATGGACATTGGGGAATGTGACGACTCGTACCTCTTTCGTGTGTCTCTTCCAGGAGTGAAAAGAGATGAAA GGGAATTTAGCTGTGAAGTTGAAATTGATGGCAAAGTATTGATACAAGGAGTGACAACGACTGGGGAGAAAACAGTGTACAGGTACTCCCAAGTGTTTGAAATGCAGACACAGAACCTCTGTCCACCTGGACACTTCTCCATATCATTTCAGCTGCCTGGTCCAGTTGATCCTCAACAGTTCTGTGGTAATTTTGGCACTGACGGGGTTCTTGAGGGAATTGTGATGAAAGGGAGACATCAAAATGATCAATAA
- the LOC126717084 gene encoding nuclear transcription factor Y subunit C-9-like — protein MDQQGHSQAPSMGVIGSGAQLPYATNPYQTGPMTGAPAHGSVVTSVGAIQSTSQPSGAQLAQHQLAYQHIHQQQQQQLQQQLQTFWANQYQEIEKVTDFKNHSLPLARIKKIMKADEDVRMISAEAPVIFARACEMFILELTLRSWNHTEENKRRTLQKNDIAAAITRTDIFDFLVDIVPREDLKDEVLASIPRGTMPVGGPADALPYCYMPSQHAPQVGTPGMIMGKPVMDPAMYAQQSHAYMAQQMWPQAPDQQPSPSDH, from the coding sequence ATGGATCAGCAAGGACATAGCCAGGCCCCATCTATGGGAGTGATTGGTAGCGGAGCTCAATTGCCATATGCCACTAACCCATATCAGACTGGTCCAATGACTGGGGCACCGGCTCATGGATCAGTGGTTACATCAGTTGGGGCTATTCAATCTACAAGTCAGCCTTCTGGAGCTCAGCTTGCACAACACCAACTTGCTTACCAGCACATCCACCAGCAGCAACAACAGCAACTTCAGCAACAACTCCAAACCTTTTGGGCAAATCAGTACCAAGAAATTGAGAAGGTGACTGATTTCAAGAACCATAGCCTTCCTTTGGCAAGGATCAAAAAGATTATGAAGGCTGATGAGGATGTAAGAATGATATCAGCTGAGGCACCAGTAATATTTGCCAGGGCATGTGAAATGTTCATCTTGGAGTTGACCTTGCGATCTTGGAATCACACAGAAGAGAACAAAAGGAGGACACTTCAAAAGAATGACATTGCAGCAGCAATCACAAGGACTGATATCTTTGATTTCTTGGTTGACATTGTGCCAAGGGAGGATCTGAAAGATGAAGTGCTTGCATCAATCCCAAGAGGAACAATGCCTGTTGGAGGGCCTGCTGATGCTCTCCCTTACTGCTATATGCCATCTCAGCATGCTCCACAGGTTGGGACTCCTGGGATGATCATGGGTAAGCCTGTGATGGACCCAGCTATGTATGCTCAGCAGTCGCATGCCTACATGGCTCAACAGATGTGGCCACAGGCACCAGACCAACAGCCATCGCCCTCAGATCATTAG